One window of Syngnathus acus chromosome 16, fSynAcu1.2, whole genome shotgun sequence genomic DNA carries:
- the vegfaa gene encoding vascular endothelial growth factor A-A isoform X1 produces the protein MNFVFSLVQILLAAVLHLSTVKAASINKGVDKSKNEVIQLTDVIMKSRCQPREMLVDISREYPEDTEHTYIPSCVVLTRCGGCCNDEAMECVPSETRNVTLQVMRVRSMVTQHKIQLSFTEHQKCECRLKPEVVRAKKEYHCAPCSERRKRLFVQDPLTCKCSCKFTQLDCKSRQLELNERTCRCDKVRR, from the exons ATGaactttgtttttagtttggTACAAATTCTCTTGGCAGCGGTTCTTCACCTATCCACTGTAAAG GCTGCCAGCATTAACAAAGGAGTGGATAAGAGTAAAAATGAAG TTATCCAGCTCACAGATGTCATCATGAAGAGTAGGTGTCAGCCCAGAGAAATGCTTGTCGATATCTCCCGGGAGTATCCAGAGGACACAGAACACACTTACATACCTTCATGTGTAGTCCTCACTCGATGTGGAGGTTGCTGCAATGATGAGGCGATGGAGTGTGTGCCATCGGAAACCCGCAACGTTACCCTGCAG GTAATGCGGGTGAGATCCATGGTCACGCAACATAAAATTCAATTGAGCTTCACAGAGCATCAAAAGTGTGAGTGCAG acTAAAGCCTGAAGTAGTTCGAGCAAAGAAAGAATA CCACTGTGCGCCTTGTTcagagagaagaaagcgctTGTTTGTGCAGGACCCTCTCACCTGTAAATGCTCCTGCAAATTCACACAATTAGACTGCAAGTCCAGGCAGCTTGAATTAAACGAAAGAACTTGCAG ATGTGACAAAGTGAGGAGATGA
- the vegfaa gene encoding vascular endothelial growth factor A-A isoform X2, with protein sequence MNFVFSLVQILLAAVLHLSTVKAASINKGVDKSKNEVIQLTDVIMKSRCQPREMLVDISREYPEDTEHTYIPSCVVLTRCGGCCNDEAMECVPSETRNVTLQVMRVRSMVTQHKIQLSFTEHQKCECRLKPEVVRAKKE encoded by the exons ATGaactttgtttttagtttggTACAAATTCTCTTGGCAGCGGTTCTTCACCTATCCACTGTAAAG GCTGCCAGCATTAACAAAGGAGTGGATAAGAGTAAAAATGAAG TTATCCAGCTCACAGATGTCATCATGAAGAGTAGGTGTCAGCCCAGAGAAATGCTTGTCGATATCTCCCGGGAGTATCCAGAGGACACAGAACACACTTACATACCTTCATGTGTAGTCCTCACTCGATGTGGAGGTTGCTGCAATGATGAGGCGATGGAGTGTGTGCCATCGGAAACCCGCAACGTTACCCTGCAG GTAATGCGGGTGAGATCCATGGTCACGCAACATAAAATTCAATTGAGCTTCACAGAGCATCAAAAGTGTGAGTGCAG acTAAAGCCTGAAGTAGTTCGAGCAAAGAAAGAATA A